One window of the Pararge aegeria chromosome 22, ilParAegt1.1, whole genome shotgun sequence genome contains the following:
- the LOC120633627 gene encoding uncharacterized protein LOC120633627 isoform X2 codes for MSGWIPVFDTMHGIRGELNVIVKVELFSDFNKYKTSSCGVQFFHCPMIPPGYNATAIHGFVEELIVNDDPEYQWIDKIRTPRASNEARQVAFINLSNQVQRLVGLKAAELGANAVVGYQQDFDLEGEAGVVARAIGTAVSITPLPTPSVPLNITCTQQQLKKYLDILATDEESITDLQEYYQSHQEELMRIISILNPQAPLLLDDPDTFDDDEKSLEGQAKPTTPSKSYTGDLSIYQDNYVAQKSLRHLSEDQIDLDKLLNRPEPPESINPLKTIKKIKNNLFSKKFTKRSSKPDIQDDQISIKSTSSDTSRISISDIKKEIKKIKKLKMPKIITEITEDDGVGMASILARSVIHAHTSLACIKESQDSENSPSSTLRRTSESEPNVTISDDDKTRPQSSTGNVPENDIKNIPEIHCGSLENIKSNETAPRERKISESCPTTPIVSRNENLLKLPGDNDFYGSVSSALSVESSEIYSSSDEDDESYDMKSDVEQMDTTSSVIQSVLSNVNFMTEMDRKQTASEMSSLENNNDQKITNVQNLKDSETKTNILTTGKELEVNAQSLLTGDKPTCVPLKSNNSHSIKLHNPFAHKKVSKSISAPSSPVEKSSFIYRSSKKIKRQLSKFSKNSMIKSLSHYSLLPKKKHVDPKTAISQPGSASDVTSKVPSDTVLGSPFLSYTDLLSLDKQGFTSMNQLHKSDEHVASKAFMYIGSEPVSRSSLSGPSFSRDENNFIDHKPFKKEHTKLKPAGLVHTAMETILMDKVESLLVPTSPDPFKTDNTKFFDDVNEKLEKVQGAEIKPKGLIHSALETVLIDKIESLLLPTTPDAVRGDENKFFGDPKPKPHSEDVLIKTKVDREIIESKGLVHSAMETMLIDKVQSLMMPATPEDVKTGDKEFFKDAIEEKNLKFKAEDLAHSNYPETNDTNIEIRKFNELENVQADVEENIDTKKDKLFEADDKNEVKSRTEEKTHSKSPDKNKRVIEKKERKLVRQDSIRSTEDTASSKMSKELDPNNKITPFKLTHAPMLQHFHPILSGSPLETIPSLPESSVDRSESLDAEGVDTNSVSVCCNSHAVCDVDRSDRERDRERDKCDKDKGSPRHARHESYGGREPVGSVTGQNASLNSSSTPLGIHRRSSDSDLSVTPKGGSLNASVGIIGSGGGAILRPSMNSNNLEMLEYPFLTMTEYPPGFIVHIGGTVCARSVKLVDAGGESAARAAWWAELRTELRAHARALRCTAVLAYSERASVREDVCVLSASGTAAVINLDCDFTLEEPTVVTTGSKNALDECEIEPCSIAHVPYSPGAGPYRAELSMCGGCRRARVPTVLLATCAKPSRLISYAKAVTITAVAARCRRAVGAEAGARDLSDQLPFLEYELHKLLLAKLRMQGANAIFALQTQIAIGERCVMALASGTAVRLGALPPPVPPRIKASEKDKNAIEIQKSLWEAFTANKSANGYDMGSQEYSTNGVLPEIEGEEAPVLDLCADKDACVLELDEAEDVETAKALAIRRNHMQVFTNMLRPALAAPPHAFMQVWRARLGSQGSGAERLVASALTGAAYKLRRLQPAALAAPSFHLELPEDEIQLVVSGTAIPLHDPSKVEHTNGVEKEGVLEGDDDIFALDEEQQAKPSPEAEDKNSGPAAGLVSLTTLSTVEGTKVARRVCSLRLLFVRETTAVRELGGLSGFLHTFTCEVLAIVRAYTTALGGNALTSLYLAHLLLHHNGHKNQGQCLLSVGGDVVHITY; via the exons ATGTCGGGCTGGATCCCGGTGTTCGACACCATGCACGGTATACGAGGCGAGCTCAACGTGATTGTCAAAGTGGAGCTGTTCTCAGACTTCAACAAGTACAAGACGTCCAGCTGTGGAGTGCAGTTCTTTCACT GTCCAATGATACCACCCGGGTACAACGCGACGGCTATCCACGGCTTCGTCGAGGAGTTGATCGTGAACGACGACCCGGAGTACCAGTGGATCGACAAGATAAGGACTCCTCGAGCTTCCAACGAGGCCAGGCAGGTCGCCTTCATCAACCTCAGCAACCAG GTACAACGCTTAGTGGGACTGAAGGCGGCAGAGTTAGGAGCGAACGCAGTGGTGGGTTACCAACAGGACTTCGACTTGGAAGGGGAAGCAGGTGTGGTGGCTCGGGCCATTG GTACCGCTGTCAGCATAACTCCGCTACCTACCCCGAGCGTACCCTTAAACATCACTTGCACGCAACA acaattaaaaaaatacttggacATTTTGGCGACAGACGAGGAAAGTATAACAGACTTGCAAGAATATTATCAATCTCATCAAGAAGAGTTGATGAGAATAATAAGCATCTTGAATCCTCAAGCTCCACTACTTTTGGATGACCCAGATACTTTTGACGATGATGAAAAAAGCCTCGAAGGTCAAGCAAAACCAACAACACCATCAAAAAGTTACACTGGTGATCTCTCTATTTACCAAGATAATTACGTTGCACAAAAAAGCCTTAGACACCTTTCCGAAGATCAAATAGATCTCGACAAATTACTTAATAGGCCGGAACCACCAGAATCAATTAACCCTctaaaaacaatcaaaaagataaaaaacaatttattctcGAAAAAGTTCACTAAACGCTCGTCTAAACCAGACATACAAGACGATCAAATATCTATTAAATCAACTTCGTCCGACACATCGCGTATATCTATATCAGATATCAAAAAAGAgattaaaaagataaagaaaCTGAAAATGCCAAAGATTATAACCGAAATAACAGAAGACGACGGTGTGGGTATGGCTTCTATACTAGCTCGATCCGTTATACACGCTCATACTAGCCTCGCTTGTATTAAGGAAAGTCAAGACTCTGAGAATTCCCCAAGCTCTACCTTGAGAAGGACTAGTGAATCTGAGCCGAATGTGACCATTTCAGATGATGATAAAACACGACCTCAATCGAGTACAGGAAATGTACCAGAAAAcgacataaaaaatataccagAAATACATTGCGgctcattagaaaatattaagaGCAACGAAACTGCTCCACGCGAACGCAAAATATCAGAGTCATGTCCAACAACTCCCATTGTTTCGAGAAATGAAAATCTTCTCAAATTGCCTGGAGATAATGATTTTTATGGTTCCGTTTCATCTGCTCTTTCGGTTGAAAGTTCAGAAATATATTCATCTTCAGACGAAGATGACGAAAGTTATGATATGAAAAGCGACGTAGAACAAATGGATACAACGAGTTCTGTTATTCAATCTGTTCTTAGCAATGTCAACTTTATGACTGAAATGGACAGAAAACAAACCGCTTCAGAGATGTCATCTCTTGAAAATAACAATGatcaaaaaattacaaatgttcaaaatttaaaagattccGAAACGAAAACCAACATTCTTACTACTGGGAAGGAGCTGGAAGTCAATGCCCAATCGTTATTGACTGGAGATAAACCAACGTGTGTACCTTTAAAGTCAAATAATTCTCATTCTATCAAACTCCATAATCCCTTTGCACATAAAAAGGTATCAAAAAGTATAAGCGCACCTTCTTCTCCCGTAGAAAAGAGCAGTTTTATATACCGatcttcaaaaaaaattaagcgaCAGCTGTCGAAATTTTCTAAGAACAGCATGATTAAAAGTTTATCGCATTATTCGTTGTTACCCAAGAAAAAGCACGTCGACCCTAAAACTGCTATAAGCCAACCTGGGTCTGCTTCTGATGTTACATCTAAGGTTCCTAGTGACACAGTGTTAGGTTCACCTTTTTTATCCTATACAGATTTGCTCAGTCTAGATAAACAAGGTTTTACCTCTATGAACCAGCTCCATAAGAGCGACGAGCATGTCGCGTCTAAGGCCTTCATGTACATAGGATCAGAACCGGTTTCAAGATCATCTTTAAGCGGCCCATCATTCAGTAGGgacgaaaataattttattgatcatAAACCCTTTAAGAAAGAACATACTAAACTTAAACCTGCCGGTCTTGTTCATACTGCCATGGAGACTATACTGATGGACAAGGTAGAATCGTTGTTGGTACCAACAAGCCCAGATCCGTTTAAAACcgataatacaaaatttttcgACGATGTCAATGAAAAATTGGAAAAAGTTCAGGGAGCTGAAATAAAACCTAAAGGGTTAATTCATTCTGCCTTAGAAACAGTGttaattgataaaatagaaTCTCTGTTGTTACCAACAACGCCTGATGCTGTAAGAGGTgacgaaaataaatttttcggcGATCCAAAACCTAAACCCCATTCTGAAGATGttcttattaaaacaaaagtggATAGGGAAATAATAGAATCTAAAGGTCTTGTGCATTCTGCTATGGAAACAATGTTAATTGACAAAGTGCAATCACTAATGATGCCTGCAACACCCGAGGACGTTAAAACTGGCGATAAAGAATTTTTCAAGGATGcgattgaagaaaaaaatttaaaattcaaggcTGAAGACCTGGCACACAGCAATTATCCTGAAACAAATGACACTAATATTGAAATTAGGAAATTCAATGAATTAGAAAATGTCCAAGCTGATGTTGAAGAAAATATAGATACTAAAAAAGACAAGCTATTCGAAGCAGATGACAAAAACGAAGTAAAATCACGAACCGAAGAGAAAACACACTCTAAGAGCcctgataaaaataaaagagtaaTCGAAAAGAAGGAACGCAAATTAGTTCGTCAGGACAGTATCCGATCTACGGAGGATACGGCGTCGTCTAAAATGTCCAAGGAATTAgatccaaataataaaatcacacCATTCAAATTAACCCACGCGCCAATGCTGCAACATTTCCATCCCATACTTAGTGGATCACCCTTAGAGACCATACCATCGCTGCCGGAAAGCAGTGTAGATAGAAGTGAGAGCTTAGATGCTGAGGGAGTTGATACTAACAGTGTTAGCGTGTGTTGTAACTCGCATGCAGTGTGCGATGTTGACAGGAGCGACCGAGAGCGAGATAGGGAGCGGGACAAGTGCGACAAGGACAAAGGGTCTCCAAGACACGCAAGACATGAGTCGTATGGAGGAAGGGAGCCGGTCGGAAGTGTTACAGGACAGAATGCTTCTCTAAATTCATCGTCTACTCCTTTGGGTATACATAGACGATCTTCGGATTCCGATCTCAGTGTTACACCTAAAG GCGGCTCTCTTAACGCGTCAGTTGGAATAATAGGAAGTGGTGGCGGGGCAATACTGAGGCCCTCAATGAACAGCAATAACTTGGAAATGCTCGAATACCCGTTCCTTACAATGACTGAATATCCACCAGGATTTATTGTCCATATTG GCGGCACAGTTTGCGCTCGGTCAGTAAAACTGGTGGATGCTGGTGGGGAGAGTGCGGCGCGTGCGGCGTGGTGGGCGGAGCTGCGTACTGAGTTGCGTGCGCACGCGCGCGCCTTGCGGTGCACCGCCGTGCTGGCGTACAGCGAACGCGCGTCTGTGCG TGAGGACGTCTGCGTGCTATCCGCGTCTGGCACTGCCGCCGTCATCAACCTGGACTGCGACTTCACTCTCGAAGAACCCACAGTGG TGACGACGGGTTCCAAAAATGCTTTGGATGAGTGTGAAATAGAACCGTGCTCTATCGCGCACGTACCTTACTCGCCAGGGGCCGGGCCATACCGCGCGGAGTTATCCATGTGTGGTGGATGCAG GAGGGCCCGCGTACCCACCGTGCTTCTAGCGACGTGCGCGAAACCCAGCCGACTGATTTCTTATGCCAAAGCCGTCACTATTACTGCGGTCG CGGCTCGCTGCCGTAGGGCCGTAGGGGCGGAAGCGGGTGCCAGGGACCTGTCAGACCAGTTGCCCTTCCTGGAGTACGAACTGCACAAGCTGTTGCTAGCCAAGTTGAGAATGCAG GGCGCAAACGCAATATTCGCACTGCAAACGCAAATCGCAATAGGTGAAAGATGCGTCATGGCGCTGGCGAGCGGAACTGCGGTGCGATTGGGGGCCTTGCCGCCGCCCGTGCCGCCCAGGATAAAG GCCTCAGAGAAAGACAAGAACGCAATAGAGATCCAAAAGTCTCTGTGGGAAGCGTTCACTGCTAACAAGTCAGCGAATGGCTACGACATGG GTTCACAGGAGTACAGCACAAACGGAGTGCTACCAGAAATAGAAGGCGAAGAAGCTCCAGTACTAGATCTCTGCGCGGACAAAGATGCGTGTGTTCTAGAGTTGGACGAGGCGGAAGAT GTGGAGACAGCCAAAGCGCTGGCCATCCGTCGCAATCACATGCAGGTGTTCACCAACATGCTGCGACCAGCACTCGCCGCGCCGCCGCACGCCTTCATGCAA GTTTGGCGAGCACGCCTAGGATCCCAAGGGTCCGGAGCAGAAAGGCTAGTTGCGAGCGCTTTGACCGGGGCCGCATACAAGTTGAGGAGGTTACAGCCAGCGGCCCTCGCCGCACCATCCTTCCACTTGGAACTGCCTGAG GATGAAATCCAGTTAGTAGTGTCGGGCACAGCCATCCCTCTACACGACCCTTCTAAAGTGGAACACACCAATGGAGTAGAAAAGGAAGGTGTATTAGAGGGAGACGACGACATCTTCGCTCTCGATGAAGAGCAACAAGCGAAACCGTCGCCAGAAGCGGAGGATAAGAATAGTGGACCG GCGGCCGGCCTAGTATCCCTAACGACTCTAAGCACGGTGGAAGGCACTAAGGTAGCCCGGCGTGTCTGCTCTTTGCGTTTGTTATTCGTAAGAGAAACCACCGCAGTCAGAGAGTTGGGTGGACTCAGCGGCTTTCTACACACGTTCACTTGTGAG GTACTGG
- the LOC120633627 gene encoding uncharacterized protein LOC120633627 isoform X1, with product MPGKIKVKVLAGRNLPVMDRASDTTDAFVEIKFGGITHKTDVCRKSLNPQWNSTEWYRFEVDESELQDEPLQLRLMDHDTYSANDAIGKVVISLAPLLAREANNANGAAGLPGGAVMSGWIPVFDTMHGIRGELNVIVKVELFSDFNKYKTSSCGVQFFHCPMIPPGYNATAIHGFVEELIVNDDPEYQWIDKIRTPRASNEARQVAFINLSNQVQRLVGLKAAELGANAVVGYQQDFDLEGEAGVVARAIGTAVSITPLPTPSVPLNITCTQQQLKKYLDILATDEESITDLQEYYQSHQEELMRIISILNPQAPLLLDDPDTFDDDEKSLEGQAKPTTPSKSYTGDLSIYQDNYVAQKSLRHLSEDQIDLDKLLNRPEPPESINPLKTIKKIKNNLFSKKFTKRSSKPDIQDDQISIKSTSSDTSRISISDIKKEIKKIKKLKMPKIITEITEDDGVGMASILARSVIHAHTSLACIKESQDSENSPSSTLRRTSESEPNVTISDDDKTRPQSSTGNVPENDIKNIPEIHCGSLENIKSNETAPRERKISESCPTTPIVSRNENLLKLPGDNDFYGSVSSALSVESSEIYSSSDEDDESYDMKSDVEQMDTTSSVIQSVLSNVNFMTEMDRKQTASEMSSLENNNDQKITNVQNLKDSETKTNILTTGKELEVNAQSLLTGDKPTCVPLKSNNSHSIKLHNPFAHKKVSKSISAPSSPVEKSSFIYRSSKKIKRQLSKFSKNSMIKSLSHYSLLPKKKHVDPKTAISQPGSASDVTSKVPSDTVLGSPFLSYTDLLSLDKQGFTSMNQLHKSDEHVASKAFMYIGSEPVSRSSLSGPSFSRDENNFIDHKPFKKEHTKLKPAGLVHTAMETILMDKVESLLVPTSPDPFKTDNTKFFDDVNEKLEKVQGAEIKPKGLIHSALETVLIDKIESLLLPTTPDAVRGDENKFFGDPKPKPHSEDVLIKTKVDREIIESKGLVHSAMETMLIDKVQSLMMPATPEDVKTGDKEFFKDAIEEKNLKFKAEDLAHSNYPETNDTNIEIRKFNELENVQADVEENIDTKKDKLFEADDKNEVKSRTEEKTHSKSPDKNKRVIEKKERKLVRQDSIRSTEDTASSKMSKELDPNNKITPFKLTHAPMLQHFHPILSGSPLETIPSLPESSVDRSESLDAEGVDTNSVSVCCNSHAVCDVDRSDRERDRERDKCDKDKGSPRHARHESYGGREPVGSVTGQNASLNSSSTPLGIHRRSSDSDLSVTPKGGSLNASVGIIGSGGGAILRPSMNSNNLEMLEYPFLTMTEYPPGFIVHIGGTVCARSVKLVDAGGESAARAAWWAELRTELRAHARALRCTAVLAYSERASVREDVCVLSASGTAAVINLDCDFTLEEPTVVTTGSKNALDECEIEPCSIAHVPYSPGAGPYRAELSMCGGCRRARVPTVLLATCAKPSRLISYAKAVTITAVAARCRRAVGAEAGARDLSDQLPFLEYELHKLLLAKLRMQGANAIFALQTQIAIGERCVMALASGTAVRLGALPPPVPPRIKASEKDKNAIEIQKSLWEAFTANKSANGYDMGSQEYSTNGVLPEIEGEEAPVLDLCADKDACVLELDEAEDVETAKALAIRRNHMQVFTNMLRPALAAPPHAFMQVWRARLGSQGSGAERLVASALTGAAYKLRRLQPAALAAPSFHLELPEDEIQLVVSGTAIPLHDPSKVEHTNGVEKEGVLEGDDDIFALDEEQQAKPSPEAEDKNSGPAAGLVSLTTLSTVEGTKVARRVCSLRLLFVRETTAVRELGGLSGFLHTFTCEVLAIVRAYTTALGGNALTSLYLAHLLLHHNGHKNQGQCLLSVGGDVVHITY from the exons ATGCCTGGGAAAATAAAAGTTAAGGTGTTAGCGGGGCGTAACTTGCCTGTTATGGATAGGGCCAGTGATACAACCGATGCTTTCGTGGAGATAAAGTTCGGTGGGATAACGCATAAAACCGACGTCTGCCGGAAGTCACTGAACCCTCAGTGGAATAGCACCGAATGGTACAGATTTGAG GTGGACGAATCAGAACTACAAGACGAGCCCCTTCAGCTGCGCCTTATGGACCACGACACGTATTCTGCGAACGACGCCATTGGCAAGGTGGTCATCAGCCTCGCCCCGCTACTGGCCCGGGAGGCCAATAATGCCAACGGCGCGGCAGGGCTACCTGGAG GTGCAGTGATGTCGGGCTGGATCCCGGTGTTCGACACCATGCACGGTATACGAGGCGAGCTCAACGTGATTGTCAAAGTGGAGCTGTTCTCAGACTTCAACAAGTACAAGACGTCCAGCTGTGGAGTGCAGTTCTTTCACT GTCCAATGATACCACCCGGGTACAACGCGACGGCTATCCACGGCTTCGTCGAGGAGTTGATCGTGAACGACGACCCGGAGTACCAGTGGATCGACAAGATAAGGACTCCTCGAGCTTCCAACGAGGCCAGGCAGGTCGCCTTCATCAACCTCAGCAACCAG GTACAACGCTTAGTGGGACTGAAGGCGGCAGAGTTAGGAGCGAACGCAGTGGTGGGTTACCAACAGGACTTCGACTTGGAAGGGGAAGCAGGTGTGGTGGCTCGGGCCATTG GTACCGCTGTCAGCATAACTCCGCTACCTACCCCGAGCGTACCCTTAAACATCACTTGCACGCAACA acaattaaaaaaatacttggacATTTTGGCGACAGACGAGGAAAGTATAACAGACTTGCAAGAATATTATCAATCTCATCAAGAAGAGTTGATGAGAATAATAAGCATCTTGAATCCTCAAGCTCCACTACTTTTGGATGACCCAGATACTTTTGACGATGATGAAAAAAGCCTCGAAGGTCAAGCAAAACCAACAACACCATCAAAAAGTTACACTGGTGATCTCTCTATTTACCAAGATAATTACGTTGCACAAAAAAGCCTTAGACACCTTTCCGAAGATCAAATAGATCTCGACAAATTACTTAATAGGCCGGAACCACCAGAATCAATTAACCCTctaaaaacaatcaaaaagataaaaaacaatttattctcGAAAAAGTTCACTAAACGCTCGTCTAAACCAGACATACAAGACGATCAAATATCTATTAAATCAACTTCGTCCGACACATCGCGTATATCTATATCAGATATCAAAAAAGAgattaaaaagataaagaaaCTGAAAATGCCAAAGATTATAACCGAAATAACAGAAGACGACGGTGTGGGTATGGCTTCTATACTAGCTCGATCCGTTATACACGCTCATACTAGCCTCGCTTGTATTAAGGAAAGTCAAGACTCTGAGAATTCCCCAAGCTCTACCTTGAGAAGGACTAGTGAATCTGAGCCGAATGTGACCATTTCAGATGATGATAAAACACGACCTCAATCGAGTACAGGAAATGTACCAGAAAAcgacataaaaaatataccagAAATACATTGCGgctcattagaaaatattaagaGCAACGAAACTGCTCCACGCGAACGCAAAATATCAGAGTCATGTCCAACAACTCCCATTGTTTCGAGAAATGAAAATCTTCTCAAATTGCCTGGAGATAATGATTTTTATGGTTCCGTTTCATCTGCTCTTTCGGTTGAAAGTTCAGAAATATATTCATCTTCAGACGAAGATGACGAAAGTTATGATATGAAAAGCGACGTAGAACAAATGGATACAACGAGTTCTGTTATTCAATCTGTTCTTAGCAATGTCAACTTTATGACTGAAATGGACAGAAAACAAACCGCTTCAGAGATGTCATCTCTTGAAAATAACAATGatcaaaaaattacaaatgttcaaaatttaaaagattccGAAACGAAAACCAACATTCTTACTACTGGGAAGGAGCTGGAAGTCAATGCCCAATCGTTATTGACTGGAGATAAACCAACGTGTGTACCTTTAAAGTCAAATAATTCTCATTCTATCAAACTCCATAATCCCTTTGCACATAAAAAGGTATCAAAAAGTATAAGCGCACCTTCTTCTCCCGTAGAAAAGAGCAGTTTTATATACCGatcttcaaaaaaaattaagcgaCAGCTGTCGAAATTTTCTAAGAACAGCATGATTAAAAGTTTATCGCATTATTCGTTGTTACCCAAGAAAAAGCACGTCGACCCTAAAACTGCTATAAGCCAACCTGGGTCTGCTTCTGATGTTACATCTAAGGTTCCTAGTGACACAGTGTTAGGTTCACCTTTTTTATCCTATACAGATTTGCTCAGTCTAGATAAACAAGGTTTTACCTCTATGAACCAGCTCCATAAGAGCGACGAGCATGTCGCGTCTAAGGCCTTCATGTACATAGGATCAGAACCGGTTTCAAGATCATCTTTAAGCGGCCCATCATTCAGTAGGgacgaaaataattttattgatcatAAACCCTTTAAGAAAGAACATACTAAACTTAAACCTGCCGGTCTTGTTCATACTGCCATGGAGACTATACTGATGGACAAGGTAGAATCGTTGTTGGTACCAACAAGCCCAGATCCGTTTAAAACcgataatacaaaatttttcgACGATGTCAATGAAAAATTGGAAAAAGTTCAGGGAGCTGAAATAAAACCTAAAGGGTTAATTCATTCTGCCTTAGAAACAGTGttaattgataaaatagaaTCTCTGTTGTTACCAACAACGCCTGATGCTGTAAGAGGTgacgaaaataaatttttcggcGATCCAAAACCTAAACCCCATTCTGAAGATGttcttattaaaacaaaagtggATAGGGAAATAATAGAATCTAAAGGTCTTGTGCATTCTGCTATGGAAACAATGTTAATTGACAAAGTGCAATCACTAATGATGCCTGCAACACCCGAGGACGTTAAAACTGGCGATAAAGAATTTTTCAAGGATGcgattgaagaaaaaaatttaaaattcaaggcTGAAGACCTGGCACACAGCAATTATCCTGAAACAAATGACACTAATATTGAAATTAGGAAATTCAATGAATTAGAAAATGTCCAAGCTGATGTTGAAGAAAATATAGATACTAAAAAAGACAAGCTATTCGAAGCAGATGACAAAAACGAAGTAAAATCACGAACCGAAGAGAAAACACACTCTAAGAGCcctgataaaaataaaagagtaaTCGAAAAGAAGGAACGCAAATTAGTTCGTCAGGACAGTATCCGATCTACGGAGGATACGGCGTCGTCTAAAATGTCCAAGGAATTAgatccaaataataaaatcacacCATTCAAATTAACCCACGCGCCAATGCTGCAACATTTCCATCCCATACTTAGTGGATCACCCTTAGAGACCATACCATCGCTGCCGGAAAGCAGTGTAGATAGAAGTGAGAGCTTAGATGCTGAGGGAGTTGATACTAACAGTGTTAGCGTGTGTTGTAACTCGCATGCAGTGTGCGATGTTGACAGGAGCGACCGAGAGCGAGATAGGGAGCGGGACAAGTGCGACAAGGACAAAGGGTCTCCAAGACACGCAAGACATGAGTCGTATGGAGGAAGGGAGCCGGTCGGAAGTGTTACAGGACAGAATGCTTCTCTAAATTCATCGTCTACTCCTTTGGGTATACATAGACGATCTTCGGATTCCGATCTCAGTGTTACACCTAAAG GCGGCTCTCTTAACGCGTCAGTTGGAATAATAGGAAGTGGTGGCGGGGCAATACTGAGGCCCTCAATGAACAGCAATAACTTGGAAATGCTCGAATACCCGTTCCTTACAATGACTGAATATCCACCAGGATTTATTGTCCATATTG GCGGCACAGTTTGCGCTCGGTCAGTAAAACTGGTGGATGCTGGTGGGGAGAGTGCGGCGCGTGCGGCGTGGTGGGCGGAGCTGCGTACTGAGTTGCGTGCGCACGCGCGCGCCTTGCGGTGCACCGCCGTGCTGGCGTACAGCGAACGCGCGTCTGTGCG TGAGGACGTCTGCGTGCTATCCGCGTCTGGCACTGCCGCCGTCATCAACCTGGACTGCGACTTCACTCTCGAAGAACCCACAGTGG TGACGACGGGTTCCAAAAATGCTTTGGATGAGTGTGAAATAGAACCGTGCTCTATCGCGCACGTACCTTACTCGCCAGGGGCCGGGCCATACCGCGCGGAGTTATCCATGTGTGGTGGATGCAG GAGGGCCCGCGTACCCACCGTGCTTCTAGCGACGTGCGCGAAACCCAGCCGACTGATTTCTTATGCCAAAGCCGTCACTATTACTGCGGTCG CGGCTCGCTGCCGTAGGGCCGTAGGGGCGGAAGCGGGTGCCAGGGACCTGTCAGACCAGTTGCCCTTCCTGGAGTACGAACTGCACAAGCTGTTGCTAGCCAAGTTGAGAATGCAG GGCGCAAACGCAATATTCGCACTGCAAACGCAAATCGCAATAGGTGAAAGATGCGTCATGGCGCTGGCGAGCGGAACTGCGGTGCGATTGGGGGCCTTGCCGCCGCCCGTGCCGCCCAGGATAAAG GCCTCAGAGAAAGACAAGAACGCAATAGAGATCCAAAAGTCTCTGTGGGAAGCGTTCACTGCTAACAAGTCAGCGAATGGCTACGACATGG GTTCACAGGAGTACAGCACAAACGGAGTGCTACCAGAAATAGAAGGCGAAGAAGCTCCAGTACTAGATCTCTGCGCGGACAAAGATGCGTGTGTTCTAGAGTTGGACGAGGCGGAAGAT GTGGAGACAGCCAAAGCGCTGGCCATCCGTCGCAATCACATGCAGGTGTTCACCAACATGCTGCGACCAGCACTCGCCGCGCCGCCGCACGCCTTCATGCAA GTTTGGCGAGCACGCCTAGGATCCCAAGGGTCCGGAGCAGAAAGGCTAGTTGCGAGCGCTTTGACCGGGGCCGCATACAAGTTGAGGAGGTTACAGCCAGCGGCCCTCGCCGCACCATCCTTCCACTTGGAACTGCCTGAG GATGAAATCCAGTTAGTAGTGTCGGGCACAGCCATCCCTCTACACGACCCTTCTAAAGTGGAACACACCAATGGAGTAGAAAAGGAAGGTGTATTAGAGGGAGACGACGACATCTTCGCTCTCGATGAAGAGCAACAAGCGAAACCGTCGCCAGAAGCGGAGGATAAGAATAGTGGACCG GCGGCCGGCCTAGTATCCCTAACGACTCTAAGCACGGTGGAAGGCACTAAGGTAGCCCGGCGTGTCTGCTCTTTGCGTTTGTTATTCGTAAGAGAAACCACCGCAGTCAGAGAGTTGGGTGGACTCAGCGGCTTTCTACACACGTTCACTTGTGAG GTACTGG